The Providencia sp. PROV188 genome includes a region encoding these proteins:
- a CDS encoding entericidin A/B family lipoprotein — MLKKISFLICSLAVVFTLTACNTTKGVGEDIEAGGKAIQRVAE; from the coding sequence ATGTTGAAAAAAATCAGTTTCCTCATCTGCTCATTAGCTGTTGTTTTCACATTAACTGCCTGTAACACCACTAAAGGTGTTGGTGAAGACATAGAGGCTGGAGGCAAAGCAATACAGAGAGTAGCCGAGTAA
- a CDS encoding transcriptional antitermination N peptide produces the protein MQRRKALLESYELTESLKTAIHGKSEKQKKPPTLSLTRKPISRVEKAISIRSTKVYDSVDNTCLPNASIYSTKYRTSGTLLESGEVTARA, from the coding sequence ATGCAACGCAGGAAGGCATTGCTAGAATCATACGAACTAACCGAAAGCTTAAAAACCGCAATACATGGCAAATCAGAAAAACAAAAAAAGCCCCCGACCTTATCATTAACGCGCAAACCAATTAGCCGAGTTGAAAAAGCAATATCAATTCGCAGTACTAAAGTTTATGACTCAGTAGATAATACCTGCTTACCCAACGCTAGTATTTATTCAACTAAATATAGGACGTCAGGAACTTTATTAGAGTCAGGCGAAGTGACAGCGAGAGCTTAA
- a CDS encoding DUF7740 domain-containing protein: MRNEAEVFMSALTTLKLCWAIHKSNDAVRKCAGVLKRKFILPHAVDAMRTIELSENPMVVIVVAEWGIQEK; encoded by the coding sequence ATGAGAAATGAGGCTGAAGTGTTTATGAGCGCACTTACTACCCTTAAATTATGCTGGGCTATACATAAATCCAATGATGCGGTCAGGAAGTGTGCTGGAGTATTAAAGCGCAAATTTATATTACCGCATGCAGTAGATGCTATGAGGACGATAGAGTTAAGCGAAAACCCGATGGTTGTGATTGTAGTCGCTGAGTGGGGTATTCAGGAGAAATAA
- a CDS encoding VOC family protein yields MKLTSIDHVHVYVDDLNEAVKWYKDILFFTVTPKYKFWFDQGGPLVINNNDVHLSLFKRTSQSIGNTIAFGTDKTTLMESIEHLRINNIQFSIVDHDVSISIYFTDPYENKYEITTYEHFKI; encoded by the coding sequence ATGAAACTAACTTCAATAGACCATGTGCATGTATATGTCGATGACCTCAATGAAGCCGTAAAATGGTATAAAGATATTTTATTCTTTACCGTTACACCCAAATACAAGTTTTGGTTTGACCAGGGTGGTCCATTAGTCATAAACAATAATGATGTCCACCTTTCCTTATTTAAAAGGACATCACAAAGCATCGGTAACACAATCGCTTTTGGTACAGATAAGACTACACTGATGGAATCCATAGAACACCTGAGAATCAACAACATTCAATTTTCTATCGTTGACCATGATGTGTCTATATCCATCTATTTCACCGACCCATACGAAAATAAGTATGAAATAACAACATATGAGCACTTCAAAATATAA
- a CDS encoding DUF1828 domain-containing protein, with the protein MMCSTVISNLGFECHPIGAELLRIISPFTFCDDGEHVGAFVKEINGKYLVSDRCDALMNMEARGISLTKKRIDEIRSFISHQGAELNDRGEIVSWATEETVGSATSNVIRAGILASTLSIDWHQSVRVEKFESEVIDYLYHSSLKDNISLKSNVLGMSGHNIVIPVTVNTEVPKYLFTSSVKQGGSWNSAYSLLGKLIDLKNANATLNNRYVVVDSESIGAQMQQLSLLFNEISHVLPFAKRDKWISKLAA; encoded by the coding sequence ATGATGTGCTCAACAGTCATATCTAATCTTGGTTTTGAATGTCACCCTATAGGTGCTGAATTACTAAGAATCATTAGCCCATTCACTTTCTGTGATGATGGGGAGCATGTTGGCGCCTTCGTAAAAGAAATTAATGGTAAATATCTTGTAAGTGACCGATGCGACGCACTAATGAATATGGAAGCACGGGGCATTTCACTTACAAAAAAAAGAATTGATGAAATACGTAGCTTTATAAGCCATCAAGGCGCAGAACTTAACGACAGAGGTGAAATTGTTAGTTGGGCAACAGAAGAGACAGTTGGGTCAGCTACATCTAATGTAATCAGAGCTGGTATATTGGCCTCCACCTTATCTATTGATTGGCATCAATCGGTCAGAGTTGAAAAATTTGAAAGTGAAGTTATAGATTATTTATATCACTCCAGCTTAAAAGATAATATTTCATTGAAGTCTAATGTATTAGGAATGAGCGGGCATAACATAGTCATTCCAGTGACAGTTAATACAGAAGTACCAAAGTATCTTTTTACATCTAGCGTAAAACAAGGTGGAAGCTGGAATAGTGCATACTCTCTACTTGGTAAGCTAATTGATCTAAAAAATGCAAACGCCACATTAAATAATCGATATGTTGTTGTTGATAGCGAATCAATTGGTGCTCAAATGCAACAACTATCTCTTTTATTTAATGAAATAAGCCATGTATTACCTTTTGCCAAAAGAGATAAATGGATATCTAAGCTAGCCGCATAA
- a CDS encoding XRE family transcriptional regulator: protein MKIGTRIREIRKSKGMTILELATAIGSDVGNISRLETNKQGYSENTLVKIASALGVTVADLFTENPVRLDEIEYIGELPSGLVPVRGEAVLGVDGAVDMMEEHNGWLKIYSDDKDAYGLKVKGDSMWPRIQSGEYVVVEPNTSIRAGDEVFVRTIEGHNMIKIFNKTRDGDYQFTSVNNAHKPITLMPNQVDTIHYVAAIVKPTKYIDKCDNINPLHRIV, encoded by the coding sequence ATGAAAATAGGAACTAGAATTCGTGAAATACGAAAAAGTAAAGGGATGACAATCCTTGAATTAGCCACTGCTATTGGTAGCGATGTGGGTAATATCTCTCGCCTAGAAACTAATAAACAAGGCTATTCAGAAAATACACTGGTAAAAATAGCATCAGCACTAGGCGTCACTGTTGCAGATTTATTTACTGAAAACCCTGTACGACTCGACGAAATTGAATACATTGGTGAATTACCATCCGGGCTAGTGCCAGTTCGAGGAGAAGCAGTTCTTGGTGTAGATGGCGCTGTTGATATGATGGAAGAGCATAACGGCTGGTTAAAGATTTATAGTGATGACAAAGATGCTTACGGATTAAAGGTCAAAGGCGACAGTATGTGGCCAAGAATTCAATCTGGCGAGTATGTAGTTGTTGAACCCAATACAAGTATTAGAGCTGGTGATGAAGTATTCGTTAGAACTATCGAAGGTCACAATATGATCAAGATATTCAACAAAACCAGAGATGGGGACTATCAATTTACTAGTGTCAATAACGCACACAAACCTATTACGTTAATGCCAAATCAAGTAGATACTATCCATTATGTTGCAGCTATAGTGAAACCAACTAAATACATTGATAAGTGTGACAATATTAATCCACTACATCGAATAGTATAA
- a CDS encoding replication protein P — protein sequence MKSHLATAIANRDAGVLTKIAQDSTPQKIVSPQAEQLVDVLFRNLKQIFPAAVNTIFKNESDELAAKRQWIAAFAENGITTREQLQNGMRHARASDSPFFPAVGQFIKWCKQEDFTQLGLPTETELYDMFKKYCSERGWRRFNWQSNACYWMVTKIYSEMRSRNLSDSEVIKLCASELKTMANRIKSGEKIPDPVLQLESAVIPTKRDKALSIIAEWKSKYGFK from the coding sequence ATGAAATCTCATTTGGCAACTGCAATTGCTAATCGTGATGCAGGCGTACTGACTAAAATTGCTCAAGACAGTACGCCGCAAAAAATAGTAAGCCCACAAGCTGAGCAACTCGTTGATGTGCTATTCCGAAACCTGAAACAAATCTTTCCTGCGGCAGTAAATACCATATTCAAAAATGAAAGCGACGAACTCGCAGCTAAACGCCAGTGGATTGCCGCTTTTGCTGAAAATGGAATTACTACCCGCGAGCAACTTCAAAACGGAATGAGACACGCGAGGGCTAGTGATTCGCCTTTTTTCCCTGCTGTCGGTCAATTCATCAAGTGGTGCAAACAGGAAGATTTTACTCAGCTCGGATTGCCCACAGAAACTGAACTATACGACATGTTCAAGAAGTATTGCTCTGAGCGAGGTTGGCGTAGATTTAATTGGCAGTCGAACGCTTGTTACTGGATGGTCACTAAAATTTACTCAGAAATGCGAAGTCGAAACTTATCGGATTCAGAGGTTATAAAGCTTTGCGCGTCTGAGCTTAAGACTATGGCTAATCGTATTAAATCTGGTGAGAAAATACCTGATCCAGTTTTGCAACTTGAAAGCGCAGTGATACCCACTAAGCGTGACAAAGCGTTATCAATCATTGCTGAGTGGAAAAGCAAATATGGATTCAAGTAA
- a CDS encoding replication protein — translation MNTAEVFKFPVKPEKPRMAELDSGYTKFANELLESLMCCDLTARQFRVMLALIRKTYGFGKKSDRISDSQLAEMTKLSRQNVNKAKNELLSMNYIILDGKKIGVNKEVSAWKNQSRDSVSNLKTKNVSNLETNDVSNLETHKRNTLKKKEINNISSENSIESPDQPSEKISVVDPNAVVCSPKGNKWGNADDLKAAQWIYSQVLIISPATKEPNWSSWANDIRLMRQLDGYSHKDICRLFQWANRDSFWCSVVLSPAKLRKKWATLVIQSQQPNRNKRVVEQEPTQSWNTREAWENEFI, via the coding sequence ATGAATACAGCGGAGGTATTTAAATTTCCCGTTAAGCCGGAGAAACCAAGAATGGCAGAGTTGGACAGTGGCTATACAAAGTTTGCCAACGAGTTACTTGAATCGCTGATGTGCTGCGACCTAACCGCAAGGCAATTTAGAGTCATGCTTGCGTTAATTCGTAAAACTTATGGTTTTGGAAAGAAAAGCGATCGAATATCTGACTCTCAATTAGCTGAGATGACCAAACTATCAAGGCAGAACGTTAATAAGGCAAAGAATGAATTACTTTCAATGAATTATATCATTCTTGATGGTAAAAAAATTGGTGTCAACAAAGAGGTTTCAGCATGGAAAAATCAATCTAGAGACAGTGTCTCTAACTTGAAGACAAAAAACGTCTCTAACTTAGAGACAAATGATGTCTCTAATCTGGAGACACACAAAAGAAATACTTTAAAGAAAAAAGAAATAAATAATATATCGTCAGAGAATTCTATCGAATCCCCTGACCAACCATCCGAAAAAATTTCAGTGGTTGATCCCAATGCTGTTGTTTGTTCCCCCAAAGGTAACAAGTGGGGAAATGCTGACGACTTGAAGGCCGCTCAATGGATTTACTCGCAAGTGTTGATAATCAGCCCTGCAACCAAAGAGCCAAACTGGTCATCATGGGCTAATGATATTCGCTTGATGCGCCAACTAGATGGGTATTCACACAAAGATATTTGCCGATTATTCCAATGGGCTAACCGCGATTCCTTCTGGTGTAGCGTCGTGTTATCTCCTGCAAAACTTCGCAAAAAATGGGCGACTTTAGTCATTCAAAGTCAGCAACCAAACCGAAACAAACGAGTTGTAGAGCAAGAGCCAACACAAAGCTGGAATACTCGTGAAGCATGGGAGAATGAATTTATATGA
- a CDS encoding DUF3024 domain-containing protein, producing MAFNDIELANIEKCLEFFLEKRRPAEHLRDELDLQYRIEDDSVVIFEVRQLTWSDSRVEEPVAKIIHNKITGSWSLLWMDKDSNWHHYDEKMLGSFSDAIKLVEDDLQGYFFG from the coding sequence ATGGCATTCAATGATATTGAACTAGCAAATATTGAAAAGTGCTTGGAATTTTTCTTAGAAAAACGCCGCCCAGCAGAACATCTCAGAGATGAGCTCGATTTACAGTATCGTATTGAAGATGACTCGGTCGTTATATTCGAGGTTAGACAGCTAACATGGAGTGACTCAAGAGTAGAAGAACCTGTAGCAAAAATAATACATAACAAAATCACAGGCTCTTGGTCACTACTATGGATGGATAAAGACAGTAACTGGCATCATTACGATGAAAAAATGTTAGGTAGTTTTTCAGATGCTATTAAGCTTGTAGAAGATGATTTACAAGGTTACTTTTTCGGCTGA
- a CDS encoding DUF1161 domain-containing protein — MKRRIIIATLMTLFIPAIASASCESVVEEITQKIINNGVPAESFTITVVSNEEAASQQGTVVGNCSNETQKIIYTKK, encoded by the coding sequence ATGAAAAGAAGAATAATTATTGCTACTTTAATGACATTATTTATTCCAGCCATTGCAAGTGCTTCATGCGAAAGCGTTGTTGAAGAAATTACGCAGAAGATTATTAACAATGGCGTACCTGCAGAGAGCTTTACCATTACTGTCGTTTCAAATGAAGAAGCTGCTTCACAACAAGGTACTGTTGTAGGTAACTGTTCTAATGAAACACAAAAAATTATTTATACAAAAAAATAA
- a CDS encoding helix-turn-helix domain-containing protein, whose protein sequence is MQTPLRKIRLEKKLTISEVANAINCDVGNLSRLERGTQAASLELAERLARFYGDKITEMQILYPQRYM, encoded by the coding sequence ATGCAAACACCGTTAAGGAAAATTCGCCTAGAAAAGAAACTAACAATTTCAGAAGTTGCCAACGCTATCAATTGCGATGTTGGCAATTTGAGCAGATTAGAGCGAGGAACTCAGGCTGCTTCACTAGAGTTAGCTGAGAGATTAGCTAGATTCTACGGCGATAAAATTACAGAAATGCAAATTTTGTATCCACAAAGATATATGTAA
- a CDS encoding antiterminator Q family protein, giving the protein MRNIQQVLEMWGAWAADNIESVQWYSTAAGFSRLIPSKVKSRPQCCEDDAMIISSCMAQLSIKNKEMHDLLLDYYLFGKTFMQLAREHKCSDTHIGKKLQKAEGVIDGMLIMLDIKLELDRYVEKI; this is encoded by the coding sequence ATGCGTAATATTCAACAAGTACTAGAAATGTGGGGCGCATGGGCTGCGGATAACATCGAGTCAGTTCAATGGTATTCGACAGCGGCAGGATTTAGCCGCTTAATACCTAGTAAGGTGAAATCTCGACCTCAATGTTGTGAAGATGACGCCATGATTATCTCTAGCTGTATGGCTCAATTAAGTATAAAGAATAAAGAGATGCATGACCTGCTACTGGATTATTATTTATTTGGGAAAACATTCATGCAGCTAGCTAGAGAACATAAATGCTCAGATACCCATATAGGGAAAAAACTTCAAAAAGCGGAGGGGGTCATTGACGGAATGTTGATTATGTTAGACATAAAATTAGAACTAGATAGGTATGTAGAGAAGATTTAA
- a CDS encoding subtilase family AB5 toxin binding subunit: MRLSSLFPVFLLIAPTAFAIDTLDPKIEYYSDVTLANFSSGQIEGGRYFCVKAVNHGGDVVACAVSNKSEWASSYDQFFQQAYYYYTTGNKVRLYVQPNVWTHPKFSHTFSNKAIAGFASCNNGFCMGPTR; encoded by the coding sequence ATGAGATTGAGTAGTTTATTCCCTGTATTTTTATTAATTGCCCCAACCGCATTTGCTATAGACACTTTGGACCCTAAGATTGAATATTATTCAGATGTGACTTTAGCTAATTTTAGTTCGGGACAAATAGAAGGGGGACGCTATTTTTGTGTGAAAGCAGTGAATCATGGTGGCGATGTTGTCGCCTGTGCCGTTTCTAATAAATCAGAATGGGCATCATCTTATGATCAGTTTTTTCAGCAAGCTTATTACTATTATACAACTGGAAATAAAGTAAGGTTGTATGTCCAGCCAAATGTATGGACTCACCCAAAATTTAGTCACACCTTCTCTAATAAAGCGATAGCTGGATTTGCTAGTTGTAATAATGGGTTTTGCATGGGACCAACAAGATAA
- the cspE gene encoding transcription antiterminator/RNA stability regulator CspE, with translation MSNTMTGLVKWFNESKGFGFISPEDGSKDVFVHFSAIQSDSFKTLNEGQKVSFSVENGAKGPAAVNVVAL, from the coding sequence ATGTCTAATACAATGACTGGTTTAGTAAAATGGTTTAACGAATCTAAAGGCTTTGGCTTTATTTCTCCTGAAGATGGAAGCAAAGATGTGTTTGTTCACTTTTCTGCAATCCAAAGTGATAGCTTCAAAACCCTTAATGAAGGGCAAAAAGTCAGCTTCTCAGTAGAAAATGGCGCAAAAGGTCCAGCTGCTGTAAATGTAGTGGCACTTTAA
- a CDS encoding lysozyme, with product MSLKQKLTVLVSAGATAIALTVIAHFEGVRYEPYEDVGGVLTVCYGHTGKDIVTNKIYSEEECYELLEADFQRTKLQVDKLVKVPIDEYTKAALYSFAFNVGTGAFAKSTMLKKLNAGDKYGACEELKKWVYAGGKVWRGLVNRREAEAAICHGSM from the coding sequence ATGTCACTCAAACAAAAACTAACTGTGCTTGTTAGCGCAGGGGCTACGGCTATCGCTTTAACGGTGATTGCGCATTTTGAAGGTGTTAGATATGAGCCCTATGAAGATGTGGGCGGGGTATTAACGGTCTGTTATGGCCATACGGGAAAAGACATTGTCACCAATAAAATTTACTCAGAAGAAGAATGCTACGAATTGCTTGAGGCTGACTTTCAGCGAACAAAGCTGCAGGTCGATAAATTGGTTAAGGTGCCAATTGACGAGTACACCAAAGCTGCACTGTATTCATTCGCATTCAATGTTGGTACCGGCGCATTTGCTAAGTCGACGATGCTTAAAAAGCTAAACGCCGGTGACAAATATGGTGCTTGTGAAGAGCTAAAAAAATGGGTTTACGCTGGCGGTAAGGTATGGCGTGGTCTAGTTAATCGTAGAGAAGCGGAGGCGGCTATATGCCATGGAAGTATGTAG
- a CDS encoding DUF4055 domain-containing protein: protein MSINNVDFTRPEYKTAAPQWALVRSVCRGGEDIKSYLPELEEQDNKRKKKRNKDYQDRAVFYPITGNTRNGMIGMAFKKDPLVAVTEKLSCLKDDADGAGSSIYQLAQSSLESILEVGRHGLYVDYNSDSKLPYIFQYQAEDIINWRADRINGRTILTLVVLREMVEEEDGFGFKDTIQYRVLAIENGKFICRVYRKPAGSSVYQIHSEYIPERAGNGAWDEIPFTFIGAQNNDHTIDEAPLLGLAKINLGHYRNSADYEDSVFFCGQVQPYIGGLNEQWRDWLQEKGVMVGSRSPILLPDKGSYGYVQAQPNMLAKEAMDSKRDYMVALGAQLVSSDSKVKTIIQSVGEQSAQTSILSICCSNVSDAFSKALMWCAEYLGLDTKDTSFEINKDLVNHIADSSMIREIVAAWQSGATRKSDLVRSLQKYDVIDPADDVDMVVDELNNQEPTIVGET, encoded by the coding sequence ATGAGTATAAATAATGTAGATTTTACTCGACCGGAGTATAAAACGGCTGCTCCTCAGTGGGCTTTAGTGCGTTCTGTTTGCCGAGGTGGTGAAGATATAAAAAGTTATCTTCCTGAGCTTGAAGAGCAAGACAATAAGCGCAAAAAGAAACGTAATAAGGACTATCAAGACCGTGCGGTGTTTTACCCAATAACAGGTAACACTCGTAACGGTATGATAGGGATGGCATTCAAGAAAGACCCACTAGTTGCGGTCACTGAAAAACTGTCTTGTTTAAAAGATGATGCTGATGGTGCGGGTTCAAGCATTTATCAATTAGCTCAATCTTCTCTTGAATCGATATTGGAAGTGGGACGGCATGGGTTATATGTTGATTACAACAGCGACTCTAAGCTCCCGTACATATTTCAATATCAAGCTGAGGATATCATTAACTGGCGAGCAGACCGTATCAACGGTCGAACCATTTTAACGCTGGTGGTTCTTCGCGAAATGGTTGAGGAAGAGGATGGTTTTGGATTTAAAGATACTATTCAATACCGAGTATTAGCGATAGAAAATGGCAAGTTTATCTGCAGAGTATATCGTAAGCCTGCTGGCAGCAGCGTGTATCAAATCCACTCTGAATATATTCCTGAACGTGCAGGTAATGGTGCTTGGGATGAAATTCCATTTACGTTTATTGGCGCTCAGAATAACGATCACACTATTGATGAAGCTCCATTGTTAGGGCTAGCAAAAATCAATTTAGGGCATTATCGAAATTCTGCAGACTACGAAGATTCCGTGTTTTTCTGTGGGCAAGTACAGCCTTACATTGGTGGATTAAATGAGCAGTGGCGCGACTGGCTGCAAGAAAAAGGTGTCATGGTTGGCTCTCGTTCACCAATCTTATTGCCTGATAAAGGTTCTTATGGATACGTTCAAGCTCAGCCAAATATGTTGGCTAAAGAAGCTATGGACAGTAAGCGCGATTACATGGTGGCTTTAGGTGCTCAGTTAGTTTCTTCAGATAGTAAAGTCAAAACGATTATTCAATCTGTGGGGGAGCAAAGTGCTCAAACCTCTATTCTCAGTATTTGTTGCTCAAATGTCTCAGATGCGTTTAGCAAAGCGTTAATGTGGTGCGCTGAATACTTAGGTTTAGATACTAAAGACACTTCTTTTGAAATTAACAAAGACCTCGTTAATCACATTGCTGACAGTTCGATGATCCGTGAAATTGTTGCTGCGTGGCAATCTGGAGCAACGCGTAAATCTGATTTGGTGAGAAGTTTACAAAAATATGATGTTATCGACCCCGCTGATGATGTTGATATGGTGGTTGATGAGCTTAACAACCAAGAGCCGACAATAGTAGGTGAAACATGA
- a CDS encoding HP1 family phage holin, whose protein sequence is MRMDKYSNAAYGSAGLTAFFASLSLYEWGFIIGMAFSIILGLATFFMNRREQRKRTRLFEELVHKIDPQNPSAKSKVVASLMAKAPKDI, encoded by the coding sequence ATGCGTATGGATAAATATAGCAACGCAGCCTACGGCAGTGCTGGGCTAACAGCATTTTTCGCAAGCTTATCACTTTATGAGTGGGGCTTTATTATTGGGATGGCGTTCAGCATCATTCTTGGTCTCGCTACTTTTTTCATGAATAGACGGGAGCAACGAAAGCGAACTCGTTTATTCGAAGAACTGGTTCATAAAATCGATCCTCAAAACCCTTCAGCAAAATCTAAAGTTGTCGCCAGTCTGATGGCGAAAGCTCCTAAGGATATCTAA
- a CDS encoding lysis protein, producing the protein MNTVRALLFIAAWVAIWGMWKQHERIGELNSKNAELFVELTEQVKINKDYQERVQALHELDIRHTQELANAKIEIDELRIASERNPERVYIRASCKKAESTTTSGLDDAITARPTDSAIGNYWLLRQRIAESKQMILGLQDYIRTECLNQ; encoded by the coding sequence ATGAATACAGTTAGAGCATTACTATTTATCGCTGCATGGGTAGCCATATGGGGAATGTGGAAACAGCACGAGAGAATAGGTGAATTAAACTCTAAGAATGCTGAATTGTTCGTTGAGCTGACAGAACAAGTCAAAATCAATAAAGATTACCAAGAACGTGTTCAAGCCCTTCATGAACTCGATATTAGACATACTCAGGAGCTAGCTAATGCAAAGATTGAAATTGATGAGTTGCGTATTGCTTCTGAGCGTAATCCTGAGCGGGTGTACATCCGAGCCAGCTGTAAAAAAGCCGAAAGCACTACCACCTCCGGCTTGGATGATGCAATCACCGCCAGACCTACTGACTCCGCTATCGGAAATTATTGGCTACTCAGGCAGCGAATCGCAGAGTCCAAGCAAATGATACTTGGCTTGCAAGATTACATTAGAACGGAGTGTTTAAACCAATAG
- a CDS encoding putative hemolysin — protein sequence MKKIMILSALISLTACSSGKNDNSPAQVGMANPASVYCAKIGGKLDIVNTNDGQVGYCTLPSGEKIEEWSLYRRDHK from the coding sequence ATGAAAAAAATCATGATTTTATCAGCTTTAATTTCGTTAACTGCCTGCTCTTCAGGAAAAAATGACAACTCCCCTGCACAAGTAGGAATGGCTAACCCTGCTTCTGTTTATTGCGCGAAAATAGGCGGAAAACTAGATATAGTTAACACCAATGATGGACAAGTCGGATATTGTACCCTCCCCTCCGGTGAAAAAATTGAAGAGTGGTCTTTGTACAGAAGAGATCACAAATAA
- a CDS encoding terminase: protein MKPEYLALLRDKLWRLNHLYWITNKEGKPVRFKMTPEQLEYFEGMHTRNIILKARQLGFTTEVCIIQLDAALFEAAKCALIAHTLNDAKRLFREKIKYAYEKLPEEIKAANPASNDAAGELVFSKGGSLYISTSFRGGTLRYLHVSEFGKICAKYPEKAREIVTGAFEAVSSDCFTTIESTAEGRAGYFYDYCQSAEKAQIQCKTLSNLDWKFFFFSWWKNPEYAIDPVEQLPQRLIDYFDETSRKHGIHLNERQKAWYYAKEKTLGEDMKREYPSIPSEAFQQSVEGAYYAKQFRFLYENKRISTLPDNSHLPVHTYWDIGVGDSTSIWFIREVGDEFHVIDHYSNSGEGLRHYMKVLKDKGYTYASHNGPHDIDNREFGSDAKSRRELAREGYEIDGQVYSIRFDVVPKLSIDEGIEAVREILPRCVFDEHKCAEGIAHLEAYRKEWDDKRGCWKDKPLHDYTSHDADGFRYFAVSRRNVKRPAFEINLGTTF from the coding sequence ATGAAGCCAGAATATCTTGCATTATTAAGAGATAAGCTCTGGCGATTGAATCACTTGTACTGGATCACCAACAAAGAAGGTAAGCCAGTTCGATTTAAAATGACGCCTGAGCAGCTTGAATACTTTGAAGGGATGCATACGCGAAACATTATCTTAAAGGCTCGTCAGCTGGGTTTCACGACTGAGGTTTGCATTATCCAATTAGATGCAGCGTTATTTGAGGCGGCTAAATGTGCATTGATTGCTCATACACTTAACGATGCTAAAAGGCTATTTAGAGAAAAGATAAAGTATGCCTATGAAAAGCTACCCGAAGAAATTAAAGCTGCAAATCCGGCGAGTAATGATGCGGCTGGTGAATTGGTTTTTAGCAAAGGCGGGTCACTTTATATCAGCACGTCATTTCGTGGTGGCACTCTTCGATACTTGCATGTATCTGAGTTCGGAAAGATATGTGCAAAGTACCCTGAAAAAGCTCGTGAGATAGTTACTGGTGCGTTTGAAGCTGTATCAAGTGACTGTTTTACGACAATTGAAAGCACTGCTGAGGGGCGAGCTGGTTATTTCTATGATTATTGTCAGTCGGCCGAAAAAGCGCAAATTCAGTGTAAAACGCTATCTAACTTAGATTGGAAATTCTTTTTCTTTTCATGGTGGAAGAACCCTGAGTATGCGATTGATCCTGTTGAGCAATTACCTCAGCGATTAATTGATTACTTTGATGAGACATCCCGCAAGCATGGCATTCACCTCAACGAGCGTCAGAAAGCATGGTACTACGCCAAAGAGAAAACGCTTGGTGAAGACATGAAGCGGGAGTACCCGTCAATACCGTCTGAGGCATTCCAGCAATCCGTTGAAGGTGCTTATTACGCTAAGCAATTCCGCTTTCTGTACGAAAATAAACGCATTAGCACACTCCCTGATAATTCCCACTTACCTGTGCATACGTATTGGGATATTGGCGTTGGTGACTCAACCTCAATTTGGTTTATTCGTGAAGTAGGTGATGAATTCCATGTGATAGACCATTACTCAAACAGTGGTGAAGGCCTAAGACATTATATGAAAGTGCTGAAAGATAAAGGCTACACATACGCGAGTCATAATGGACCACATGATATTGATAACCGCGAGTTTGGTTCAGATGCGAAATCACGTAGAGAACTAGCTCGAGAAGGGTATGAAATTGATGGGCAAGTTTACTCAATTCGATTTGACGTAGTGCCAAAGCTTTCGATTGATGAAGGTATTGAGGCTGTACGTGAAATTCTCCCTCGTTGTGTTTTTGATGAACATAAATGTGCTGAAGGCATTGCTCATCTTGAAGCGTATCGCAAAGAGTGGGATGACAAACGAGGTTGCTGGAAAGATAAACCACTTCACGACTACACATCACATGATGCTGATGGATTTAGATATTTTGCTGTAAGTAGGCGAAATGTTAAACGTCCAGCATTTGAAATCAACTTAGGAACAACCTTCTGA